A genomic window from Camelus ferus isolate YT-003-E chromosome 9, BCGSAC_Cfer_1.0, whole genome shotgun sequence includes:
- the LOC102518647 gene encoding zinc finger protein 773: MAAAALRDPPQGRVTFEDVAVYFSWDEWGLLDETQRLLYRSVMLENFALMASLGFTSSRTCEITELERWEEPFLPPPGVRAAAVPRGCGRGANMEEPPSEQSADGEGVLRAKLPQQQKLNSGEKPLRREEDEEGGKDSPAGAGLHKHQVAHGGGAPHTSTKSAEGPPPGKRHYRCSECGKAFGQKYLLVQHQRLHTGEKPYECSECGKLFSHKSNLFIHQIVHTGERPYGCSECGKSFSRNADLIQHRRVHTGEKPFTCSECGKAFRHNSTLVQHHRIHTGVRPYECNECGKFFSFNSSLMKHQRVHTGERPYKCSECGKFYSHKSSLINHWRVHTGERPYECGECGKFFSQSSSLMQHRKVHTGEKPFKCNECGRFFSENSSLVKHQRVHTGARPYECRECGKFFRHSSSLVKHRRIHTGEMPYECSNCGKSFSQRFNLIQHQKVHSAEVLNAAKVEKPLTKGLL; encoded by the exons ATGGCGGCGGCCGCGCTGAGGGACCCGCCTCAG GGCCGAGTGACGTTTGAGGATGTGGCCGTCTACTTCTCCTGGGACGAGTGGGGGCTCCTGGATGAGACCCAGAGACTCCTGTACCGCagtgtgatgctggagaacttcGCACTGATGGCCTCTCTGG GATTCACATCTTCTAGGACCTGTGAAATTACTGAGTTGGAGCGGTGGGAAGAGCCCTttctgcctccccctggagtcAGGGCTGCAGCCGTGCCAAGAG GTTGTGGGCGTGGAGCTAACATGGAGGAGCCACCTTCTGAGCAGAGTGCTGATGGAGAAGGAGTGCTCAGAGCAAAGCTTCCCCAACAGCAGAAGCTGAATTCTGGAGAGAAACCCTTAAGAAGAGAAGAGgatgaggagggtgggaaggactCCCCAGCTGGCGCTGGTCTTCACAAGCATCAGGTGGCTCATGGTGGAGGGGCGCCGCACACAAGCACCAAAAGTGCGGAGGGCCCTCCCCCTGGAAAAAGGCATTACAGGTGCAgcgaatgtgggaaagccttcggTCAGAAATACTTACTTGTTCAGCACCAGAGACTACACACTGGAGAAAAGCCTTACGAGTGCAGCGAATGTGGGAAGTTATTTAGCCATAAATCCAACCTTTTTATCCACCAAATAGTTCACACCGGCGAGAGGCCTTACGGgtgcagtgaatgtggaaaaTCCTTCAGCCGCAACGCGGACCTCATTCAACACCggagagttcacactggagagaagcctttTACATGCAGTGagtgtggaaaagccttcagGCACAACTCCACTCTCGTTCAGCATCACAGAATCCACACTGGAGTAAGGCCTTACGAGTGCAACGAATGTGGGAAATTCTTTAGCTTTAACTCCAGCCTCATGAAacatcagagagttcacactggagaaagacCTTAtaagtgcagtgaatgtgggaaattctACAGCCACAAGTCAAGCCTTATTAATCACTGGCGTGTTCACACCGGAGAAAGGCCTTATGAGTGCGGTGAATGTGGGAAATTTTTTAGCCAGAGCTCTAGCCTCATGCAACATCGAAaagttcacactggagaaaagccTTTTAAGTGCAATGAATGTGGAAGGTTCTTCAGTGAGAATTCTAGCCTCGTTAAACACCAGAGGGTTCACACTGGAGCAAGACCTTACGAGTGCAGGGAATGTGGCAAGTTTTTTCGTCACAGCTCCAGCCTTGTGAAACATCGGAGGATTCACACTGGAGAAATGCCTTATGAGTGCAGTAACTGTGGGAAATCATTTAGCCAGCGTTTCAACCTCATTCAACACCAGAAAGTTCACAGTGCAGAAGTCCTGAATGCAGCCAAGGTGGAGAAGCCTTTAACCAAAGGTCTGCTCTGA
- the ZNF772 gene encoding zinc finger protein 772 isoform X1, giving the protein MAAAALADPAQVPVISDAIMGPVQGKVNFEDVFVYFSQEEWGLLDEAQRLLYREVMLENFALMVSLGYVSSMPHGVAPRELGSEPWGSDWADMTPAVTREAQGGCGPGCRRGEEEEEIPFEQSVSVKGVSQITVPRTVLSSEKAHPCETCGPILRAVLHLAEHQETHCEQKLHVCVACGKQLWFSTNLHHQKPHSGEKPCRRDEGRACLVNSCPVQSLKVPFPMGEGCKDFPASSGIFQHRTRLGKWKPQSNTTCVEAFHSGQRHYECSECGKAFSRKDSLVQHRRVHTGERPYECSECGKAFSRRAILAQHQRVHTGEMPYACGICGKVFNHSSNLIVHQRVHTGARPYKCSECGKAYSHKSTLVQHESIHTGERPYECSECGKYFGHKYRLIKHWGVHTGARPYECIACGKFFSQSSDLIAHQRVHNGEKPYVCSECGKAFSHKHVLVQHHRIHTGERPYQCSECGKAFRQRASLIRHWKVHAGERP; this is encoded by the exons ATGGCGGCGGCCGCGCTCGCTGACCCGGCGCAG GTTCCCGTGATCTCAGATGCAATTATGGGCCCTGTTCAG GGGAAAGTCAACTTTGAGGACGTGTTCGTGTACTTCTCCCAGGAGGAGTGGGGACTCCTTGATGAGGCTCAGAGGCTCCTGTACCGCgaggtgatgctggagaacttTGCACTTATGGTATCACTGG GATATGTGTCCTCCATGCCCCATGGGGTTGCTCCACGGGAGCTGGGCAGTGAGCCCTGGGGATCTGACTGGGCGGACATGACTCCGGCCGTGACcagagaggctcagggagggtgTGGCCCTG GCTGTCGgcgtggggaggaggaggaggaaatacCTTTTGAGCAGAGCGTTTCTGTAAAAGGAGTGTCACAGATCACGGTTCCTAGGACAGTTCTGTCTTCCGAGAAGGCTCACCCCTGTGAGACATGTGGCCCGATCCTGAGAGCTGTTCTGCACTTGGCTgagcaccaggaaacacactgtgagCAAAAACTACACGTGTGTGTGGCATGTGGGAAACAGCTGTGGTTCAGCACAAACCTTCACCACCAGAAGCCGCACAGTGGAGAGAAGCCCTGCAGACGGGACGAGGGCAGGGCCTGCCTTGTGAACAGCTGCCCCGTCCAGTCACTGAAGGTACCCTTTCCCATGGGGGAGGGTTGTAAGGACTTCCCAGCCAGCTCAGGCATTTTCCAGCACCGCACCCGTCTGGGTAAGTGGAAGCCACAAAGTAACACCACGTGTGTAGAGGCCTTTCACAGTGGACAGAGGCATTACGAGTGCAgcgagtgtgggaaagccttcagccgTAAAGACTCACTTGTCCAGCACCGGAGGGTCCACACGGGAGAAAGGCCGTACGAGTGCAGcgagtgtgggaaggccttcagccGCAGAGCCATACTTGCTCAGCACCAGAGAGTCCACACGGGAGAGATGCCTTATGCGTGTGGGATATGTGGGAAGGTTTTTAATCACAGCTCTAACCTCATCGTACACCAGAGAGTCCATACTGGAGCCAGGCCGTACAAATGCagtgagtgtgggaaagcctACAGCCACAAATCCACGCTTGTCCAGCATGAGAGCATCCACACGGGAGAAAGGCCTTACGAGTGCAGCGAATGTGGGAAGTACTTCGGTCACAAATACAGACTCATTAAACACTGGGGTGTTCATACCGGGGCAAGGCCCTACGAGTGCATTGCGTGTGGGAAGTTCTTCAGCCAAAGCTCCGACCTTATTGCACACCAGAGAGTTCACAATGGTGAAAAGCCGTATGTGTGCAGCGAGTGTGGAAAAGCCTTTAGCCACAAACACGTGCTTGTTCAGCACCATAGAATCCACACTGGAGAAAGGCCATATCAGTGCagtgagtgtgggaaggccttcaggCAAAGGGCTTCCCTCATCAGACACTGGAAAGTTCACGCTGGAGAAAGGCCTTAG
- the ZNF772 gene encoding zinc finger protein 772 isoform X2: protein MAAAALADPAQVPVISDAIMGPVQEEWGLLDEAQRLLYREVMLENFALMVSLGYVSSMPHGVAPRELGSEPWGSDWADMTPAVTREAQGGCGPGCRRGEEEEEIPFEQSVSVKGVSQITVPRTVLSSEKAHPCETCGPILRAVLHLAEHQETHCEQKLHVCVACGKQLWFSTNLHHQKPHSGEKPCRRDEGRACLVNSCPVQSLKVPFPMGEGCKDFPASSGIFQHRTRLGKWKPQSNTTCVEAFHSGQRHYECSECGKAFSRKDSLVQHRRVHTGERPYECSECGKAFSRRAILAQHQRVHTGEMPYACGICGKVFNHSSNLIVHQRVHTGARPYKCSECGKAYSHKSTLVQHESIHTGERPYECSECGKYFGHKYRLIKHWGVHTGARPYECIACGKFFSQSSDLIAHQRVHNGEKPYVCSECGKAFSHKHVLVQHHRIHTGERPYQCSECGKAFRQRASLIRHWKVHAGERP from the exons ATGGCGGCGGCCGCGCTCGCTGACCCGGCGCAG GTTCCCGTGATCTCAGATGCAATTATGGGCCCTGTTCAG GAGGAGTGGGGACTCCTTGATGAGGCTCAGAGGCTCCTGTACCGCgaggtgatgctggagaacttTGCACTTATGGTATCACTGG GATATGTGTCCTCCATGCCCCATGGGGTTGCTCCACGGGAGCTGGGCAGTGAGCCCTGGGGATCTGACTGGGCGGACATGACTCCGGCCGTGACcagagaggctcagggagggtgTGGCCCTG GCTGTCGgcgtggggaggaggaggaggaaatacCTTTTGAGCAGAGCGTTTCTGTAAAAGGAGTGTCACAGATCACGGTTCCTAGGACAGTTCTGTCTTCCGAGAAGGCTCACCCCTGTGAGACATGTGGCCCGATCCTGAGAGCTGTTCTGCACTTGGCTgagcaccaggaaacacactgtgagCAAAAACTACACGTGTGTGTGGCATGTGGGAAACAGCTGTGGTTCAGCACAAACCTTCACCACCAGAAGCCGCACAGTGGAGAGAAGCCCTGCAGACGGGACGAGGGCAGGGCCTGCCTTGTGAACAGCTGCCCCGTCCAGTCACTGAAGGTACCCTTTCCCATGGGGGAGGGTTGTAAGGACTTCCCAGCCAGCTCAGGCATTTTCCAGCACCGCACCCGTCTGGGTAAGTGGAAGCCACAAAGTAACACCACGTGTGTAGAGGCCTTTCACAGTGGACAGAGGCATTACGAGTGCAgcgagtgtgggaaagccttcagccgTAAAGACTCACTTGTCCAGCACCGGAGGGTCCACACGGGAGAAAGGCCGTACGAGTGCAGcgagtgtgggaaggccttcagccGCAGAGCCATACTTGCTCAGCACCAGAGAGTCCACACGGGAGAGATGCCTTATGCGTGTGGGATATGTGGGAAGGTTTTTAATCACAGCTCTAACCTCATCGTACACCAGAGAGTCCATACTGGAGCCAGGCCGTACAAATGCagtgagtgtgggaaagcctACAGCCACAAATCCACGCTTGTCCAGCATGAGAGCATCCACACGGGAGAAAGGCCTTACGAGTGCAGCGAATGTGGGAAGTACTTCGGTCACAAATACAGACTCATTAAACACTGGGGTGTTCATACCGGGGCAAGGCCCTACGAGTGCATTGCGTGTGGGAAGTTCTTCAGCCAAAGCTCCGACCTTATTGCACACCAGAGAGTTCACAATGGTGAAAAGCCGTATGTGTGCAGCGAGTGTGGAAAAGCCTTTAGCCACAAACACGTGCTTGTTCAGCACCATAGAATCCACACTGGAGAAAGGCCATATCAGTGCagtgagtgtgggaaggccttcaggCAAAGGGCTTCCCTCATCAGACACTGGAAAGTTCACGCTGGAGAAAGGCCTTAG
- the ZNF772 gene encoding zinc finger protein 772 isoform X3 translates to MGPVQGKVNFEDVFVYFSQEEWGLLDEAQRLLYREVMLENFALMVSLGYVSSMPHGVAPRELGSEPWGSDWADMTPAVTREAQGGCGPGCRRGEEEEEIPFEQSVSVKGVSQITVPRTVLSSEKAHPCETCGPILRAVLHLAEHQETHCEQKLHVCVACGKQLWFSTNLHHQKPHSGEKPCRRDEGRACLVNSCPVQSLKVPFPMGEGCKDFPASSGIFQHRTRLGKWKPQSNTTCVEAFHSGQRHYECSECGKAFSRKDSLVQHRRVHTGERPYECSECGKAFSRRAILAQHQRVHTGEMPYACGICGKVFNHSSNLIVHQRVHTGARPYKCSECGKAYSHKSTLVQHESIHTGERPYECSECGKYFGHKYRLIKHWGVHTGARPYECIACGKFFSQSSDLIAHQRVHNGEKPYVCSECGKAFSHKHVLVQHHRIHTGERPYQCSECGKAFRQRASLIRHWKVHAGERP, encoded by the exons ATGGGCCCTGTTCAG GGGAAAGTCAACTTTGAGGACGTGTTCGTGTACTTCTCCCAGGAGGAGTGGGGACTCCTTGATGAGGCTCAGAGGCTCCTGTACCGCgaggtgatgctggagaacttTGCACTTATGGTATCACTGG GATATGTGTCCTCCATGCCCCATGGGGTTGCTCCACGGGAGCTGGGCAGTGAGCCCTGGGGATCTGACTGGGCGGACATGACTCCGGCCGTGACcagagaggctcagggagggtgTGGCCCTG GCTGTCGgcgtggggaggaggaggaggaaatacCTTTTGAGCAGAGCGTTTCTGTAAAAGGAGTGTCACAGATCACGGTTCCTAGGACAGTTCTGTCTTCCGAGAAGGCTCACCCCTGTGAGACATGTGGCCCGATCCTGAGAGCTGTTCTGCACTTGGCTgagcaccaggaaacacactgtgagCAAAAACTACACGTGTGTGTGGCATGTGGGAAACAGCTGTGGTTCAGCACAAACCTTCACCACCAGAAGCCGCACAGTGGAGAGAAGCCCTGCAGACGGGACGAGGGCAGGGCCTGCCTTGTGAACAGCTGCCCCGTCCAGTCACTGAAGGTACCCTTTCCCATGGGGGAGGGTTGTAAGGACTTCCCAGCCAGCTCAGGCATTTTCCAGCACCGCACCCGTCTGGGTAAGTGGAAGCCACAAAGTAACACCACGTGTGTAGAGGCCTTTCACAGTGGACAGAGGCATTACGAGTGCAgcgagtgtgggaaagccttcagccgTAAAGACTCACTTGTCCAGCACCGGAGGGTCCACACGGGAGAAAGGCCGTACGAGTGCAGcgagtgtgggaaggccttcagccGCAGAGCCATACTTGCTCAGCACCAGAGAGTCCACACGGGAGAGATGCCTTATGCGTGTGGGATATGTGGGAAGGTTTTTAATCACAGCTCTAACCTCATCGTACACCAGAGAGTCCATACTGGAGCCAGGCCGTACAAATGCagtgagtgtgggaaagcctACAGCCACAAATCCACGCTTGTCCAGCATGAGAGCATCCACACGGGAGAAAGGCCTTACGAGTGCAGCGAATGTGGGAAGTACTTCGGTCACAAATACAGACTCATTAAACACTGGGGTGTTCATACCGGGGCAAGGCCCTACGAGTGCATTGCGTGTGGGAAGTTCTTCAGCCAAAGCTCCGACCTTATTGCACACCAGAGAGTTCACAATGGTGAAAAGCCGTATGTGTGCAGCGAGTGTGGAAAAGCCTTTAGCCACAAACACGTGCTTGTTCAGCACCATAGAATCCACACTGGAGAAAGGCCATATCAGTGCagtgagtgtgggaaggccttcaggCAAAGGGCTTCCCTCATCAGACACTGGAAAGTTCACGCTGGAGAAAGGCCTTAG
- the ZNF772 gene encoding zinc finger protein 772 isoform X4: MPHGVAPRELGSEPWGSDWADMTPAVTREAQGGCGPGCRRGEEEEEIPFEQSVSVKGVSQITVPRTVLSSEKAHPCETCGPILRAVLHLAEHQETHCEQKLHVCVACGKQLWFSTNLHHQKPHSGEKPCRRDEGRACLVNSCPVQSLKVPFPMGEGCKDFPASSGIFQHRTRLGKWKPQSNTTCVEAFHSGQRHYECSECGKAFSRKDSLVQHRRVHTGERPYECSECGKAFSRRAILAQHQRVHTGEMPYACGICGKVFNHSSNLIVHQRVHTGARPYKCSECGKAYSHKSTLVQHESIHTGERPYECSECGKYFGHKYRLIKHWGVHTGARPYECIACGKFFSQSSDLIAHQRVHNGEKPYVCSECGKAFSHKHVLVQHHRIHTGERPYQCSECGKAFRQRASLIRHWKVHAGERP; encoded by the exons ATGCCCCATGGGGTTGCTCCACGGGAGCTGGGCAGTGAGCCCTGGGGATCTGACTGGGCGGACATGACTCCGGCCGTGACcagagaggctcagggagggtgTGGCCCTG GCTGTCGgcgtggggaggaggaggaggaaatacCTTTTGAGCAGAGCGTTTCTGTAAAAGGAGTGTCACAGATCACGGTTCCTAGGACAGTTCTGTCTTCCGAGAAGGCTCACCCCTGTGAGACATGTGGCCCGATCCTGAGAGCTGTTCTGCACTTGGCTgagcaccaggaaacacactgtgagCAAAAACTACACGTGTGTGTGGCATGTGGGAAACAGCTGTGGTTCAGCACAAACCTTCACCACCAGAAGCCGCACAGTGGAGAGAAGCCCTGCAGACGGGACGAGGGCAGGGCCTGCCTTGTGAACAGCTGCCCCGTCCAGTCACTGAAGGTACCCTTTCCCATGGGGGAGGGTTGTAAGGACTTCCCAGCCAGCTCAGGCATTTTCCAGCACCGCACCCGTCTGGGTAAGTGGAAGCCACAAAGTAACACCACGTGTGTAGAGGCCTTTCACAGTGGACAGAGGCATTACGAGTGCAgcgagtgtgggaaagccttcagccgTAAAGACTCACTTGTCCAGCACCGGAGGGTCCACACGGGAGAAAGGCCGTACGAGTGCAGcgagtgtgggaaggccttcagccGCAGAGCCATACTTGCTCAGCACCAGAGAGTCCACACGGGAGAGATGCCTTATGCGTGTGGGATATGTGGGAAGGTTTTTAATCACAGCTCTAACCTCATCGTACACCAGAGAGTCCATACTGGAGCCAGGCCGTACAAATGCagtgagtgtgggaaagcctACAGCCACAAATCCACGCTTGTCCAGCATGAGAGCATCCACACGGGAGAAAGGCCTTACGAGTGCAGCGAATGTGGGAAGTACTTCGGTCACAAATACAGACTCATTAAACACTGGGGTGTTCATACCGGGGCAAGGCCCTACGAGTGCATTGCGTGTGGGAAGTTCTTCAGCCAAAGCTCCGACCTTATTGCACACCAGAGAGTTCACAATGGTGAAAAGCCGTATGTGTGCAGCGAGTGTGGAAAAGCCTTTAGCCACAAACACGTGCTTGTTCAGCACCATAGAATCCACACTGGAGAAAGGCCATATCAGTGCagtgagtgtgggaaggccttcaggCAAAGGGCTTCCCTCATCAGACACTGGAAAGTTCACGCTGGAGAAAGGCCTTAG